The Megalobrama amblycephala isolate DHTTF-2021 linkage group LG20, ASM1881202v1, whole genome shotgun sequence genome includes a window with the following:
- the thrab gene encoding thyroid hormone receptor alpha isoform X2, whose translation MHILQSHCVIRWLDGPKRKRKNSQCSVKSMSGYIPSYLEKDEPCVVCGDKATGYHYRCITCEGCKGFFRRTIQKNLHPSYSCKYDGCCIIDKITRNQCQLCRFKKCIAVGMAMDLVLDDSKRVAKRRLIEENREKRKKEEMVKSLQNRPEPTSSEWELIRMVTEAHRHTNAQGSHWKQKRKFLPEDIGQSPVAPTSDGDKVDLEAFSEFTKIITPAITRVVDFAKKLPMFSELPCEDQIILLKGCCMEIMSLRAAVRYDPESETLTLSGEMAVKREQLKNGGLGVVSDAIFDLGKSLAQFNLDDTEVALLQAVLLMSSDRTGLTCVEKIEKCQEMYLLAFEHYINYRKHNIPHFWPKLLMKVTDLRMIGACHASRFLHMKVECPTELFPPLFLEVFEDQDV comes from the exons GGTACATCCCCAGCTATCTGGAGAAGGATGAGCCATGTGTGGTGTGTGGAGACAAAGCTACAGGCTACCACTACCGCTGCATCACCTGTGAGGGCTGTAAG GGATTCTTCAGGCGCACCATTCAGAAGAACCTCCACCCCTCTTACTCCTGTAAATACGATGGCTGCTGCATCATCGACAAGATCACCCGCAACCAGTGTCAGCTCTGCCGCTTCAAGAAATGCATCGCCGTGGGCATGGCCATGGATC TGGTTCTGGACGACTCCAAGCGGGTCGCGAAACGGCGCTTGATTGAGGAGAACCGTGAGAAGCGGAAAAAGGAGGAGATGGTCAAGTCCCTGCAGAATCGTCCAGAACCCACCAGCTCAGAATGGGAGCTGATCCGTATGGTGACAGAAGCTCACCGCCACACCAATGCACAGGGCTCTCACTGGAAACAGAAACGCAAGTTCCTG CCGGAGGACATCGGACAGTCTCCGGTGGCCCCTACATCAGACGGTGACAAAGTGGATTTGGAGGCCTTCAGCGAGTTTACCAAGATCATCACCCCAGCCATCACACGTGTTGTTGACTTTGCCAAAAAACTGCCCATGTTTTCGGAG CTGCCTTGTGAGGATCAGATCATCCTGCTGAAGGGCTGCTGTATGGAGATTATGTCCCTACGAGCTGCAGTTCGATATGACCCAGAAAGCGAGACCTTGACCCTGAGCGGGGAGATGGCTGTCAAACGAGAGCAGCTTAAGAATGGAGGGCTGGGCGTTGTGTCTGACGCCATCTTCGACTTGGGCAAGAGTCTGGCTCAGTTCAACCTGGATGACACAGAGGTGGCCCTGCTGCAGGCCGTGCTGCTTATGAGCTCAG ATCGCACAGGCCTGACATGTGTGGAGAAGATCGAGAAGTGTCAGGAGATGTACCTCCTAGCGTTCGAACACTACATCAACTATCGCAAGCACAACATTCCCCATTTCTGGCCCAAGCTGCTGATGAAGGTGACGGACCTGCGCATGATCGGAGCCTGCCACGCCAGCCGCTTTCTGCACATGAAGGTGGAATGCCCCACTGAACTCTTCCCCCCACTTTTCCTGGAGGTCTTCGAGGATCAGGACGTGTGA
- the thrab gene encoding thyroid hormone receptor alpha isoform X1, with product MEHMPKEQDPNQSEGEEKRWLDGPKRKRKNSQCSVKSMSGYIPSYLEKDEPCVVCGDKATGYHYRCITCEGCKGFFRRTIQKNLHPSYSCKYDGCCIIDKITRNQCQLCRFKKCIAVGMAMDLVLDDSKRVAKRRLIEENREKRKKEEMVKSLQNRPEPTSSEWELIRMVTEAHRHTNAQGSHWKQKRKFLPEDIGQSPVAPTSDGDKVDLEAFSEFTKIITPAITRVVDFAKKLPMFSELPCEDQIILLKGCCMEIMSLRAAVRYDPESETLTLSGEMAVKREQLKNGGLGVVSDAIFDLGKSLAQFNLDDTEVALLQAVLLMSSDRTGLTCVEKIEKCQEMYLLAFEHYINYRKHNIPHFWPKLLMKVTDLRMIGACHASRFLHMKVECPTELFPPLFLEVFEDQDV from the exons GGTACATCCCCAGCTATCTGGAGAAGGATGAGCCATGTGTGGTGTGTGGAGACAAAGCTACAGGCTACCACTACCGCTGCATCACCTGTGAGGGCTGTAAG GGATTCTTCAGGCGCACCATTCAGAAGAACCTCCACCCCTCTTACTCCTGTAAATACGATGGCTGCTGCATCATCGACAAGATCACCCGCAACCAGTGTCAGCTCTGCCGCTTCAAGAAATGCATCGCCGTGGGCATGGCCATGGATC TGGTTCTGGACGACTCCAAGCGGGTCGCGAAACGGCGCTTGATTGAGGAGAACCGTGAGAAGCGGAAAAAGGAGGAGATGGTCAAGTCCCTGCAGAATCGTCCAGAACCCACCAGCTCAGAATGGGAGCTGATCCGTATGGTGACAGAAGCTCACCGCCACACCAATGCACAGGGCTCTCACTGGAAACAGAAACGCAAGTTCCTG CCGGAGGACATCGGACAGTCTCCGGTGGCCCCTACATCAGACGGTGACAAAGTGGATTTGGAGGCCTTCAGCGAGTTTACCAAGATCATCACCCCAGCCATCACACGTGTTGTTGACTTTGCCAAAAAACTGCCCATGTTTTCGGAG CTGCCTTGTGAGGATCAGATCATCCTGCTGAAGGGCTGCTGTATGGAGATTATGTCCCTACGAGCTGCAGTTCGATATGACCCAGAAAGCGAGACCTTGACCCTGAGCGGGGAGATGGCTGTCAAACGAGAGCAGCTTAAGAATGGAGGGCTGGGCGTTGTGTCTGACGCCATCTTCGACTTGGGCAAGAGTCTGGCTCAGTTCAACCTGGATGACACAGAGGTGGCCCTGCTGCAGGCCGTGCTGCTTATGAGCTCAG ATCGCACAGGCCTGACATGTGTGGAGAAGATCGAGAAGTGTCAGGAGATGTACCTCCTAGCGTTCGAACACTACATCAACTATCGCAAGCACAACATTCCCCATTTCTGGCCCAAGCTGCTGATGAAGGTGACGGACCTGCGCATGATCGGAGCCTGCCACGCCAGCCGCTTTCTGCACATGAAGGTGGAATGCCCCACTGAACTCTTCCCCCCACTTTTCCTGGAGGTCTTCGAGGATCAGGACGTGTGA